From Glycine max cultivar Williams 82 chromosome 11, Glycine_max_v4.0, whole genome shotgun sequence, the proteins below share one genomic window:
- the LOC100789504 gene encoding LOB domain-containing protein 1, giving the protein MESSDTYTPTSSAPLSHSPSNSSSSSPPPPPTVVMSPCAACKILRRKCAEKCVLAPYFPPTEPAKFTIAHRVFGASNIIKFLQELPESQRADAVTSMVYEASARIRDPVYGCAGAICQLQKQVNELQAQLAKAQGELVNMQLQQANLVALICMEMAQSPQESPQQSVDNFISTPPQSGGAYQSGMNFFEDNTSLNSLWEQPLWT; this is encoded by the exons ATGGAGAGCAGCGACACATACACCCCCACTTCCTCTGCCCCACTTTCTCACTCCCCCTCTAATTCCTCTTCTtcctcaccaccaccacctcccaCTGTTGTGATGAGTCCTTGTGCTGCATGCAAGATTTTGAGGAGAAAATGTGCAGAGAAATGTGTGTTGGCACCTTATTTCCCTCCAACTGAACCTGCCAAGTTTACTATTGCACACCGTGTATTTGGTGCTAGCAACATCATCAAGTTCCTTCAg GAGCTTCCAGAGTCTCAGAGGGCTGATGCAGTGACCAGCATGGTGTATGAGGCTAGTGCAAGAATAAGAGACCCTGTATATGGTTGTGCAGGGGCAATTTGCCAGCTCCAAAAGCAGGTCAATGAACTTCAAGCACAATTGGCCAAGGCACAAGGTGAGCTTGTGAACATGCAGCTTCAGCAAGCCAATCTTGTGGCTCTAATTTGCATGGAAATGGCACAGAGTCCACAGGAATCACCACAACAATCAGTGGATAATTTCATTTCAACTCCTCCCCAGAGTGGTGGTGCATATCAAAGTGGCATGAACTTCTTTGAGGACAACACTAGCCTAAACTCACTATGGGAACAACCCCTTTGGACATGA